Part of the Roseobacter litoralis Och 149 genome, AAAAATACCTCCATTTATGAAATCATCAAAGCTAAACCACAGCTTTCCGGTTTCTAGACCTGAAATATGGTGTGTCACCGAGGGTTCAGATGTGCTTTTGTCCGATTGAGCGATTACCCGGTAAAGGGCCTAACATGACAAACCCATGTATTCTTTGTGTTGCGATCACTGGCAGTGTGCCCACCAAGGCCGCGAATCCTGCTGTACCGGTCACCATCAGTGAGCAGATAGAAAGCACCCATGCGGCCTATGAGGCTGGTGCCAGCATCTGTCACGCTCATGTACGAAACGCGGATGAAACCCCTTCGTCTAATCCGGAGAAATTTGCAGCGCTGAAAGAAGGCGTGCAGAAACACTGCCCGGATATGATCATTCAATTTTCCACCGGTGGCCGCTCTGGTGCGGGCCAAGAGCGCGGTGGCATGTTGAAGCTGCGTCCGGATATGGCGTCCCTGTCGGTTGGGTCTAACAACTTTCCAACGCGCGTTTATGAAAACCCGCCGGACCTGGTGTCCTGGCTTGCGGGCGAAATGCGCGCCAATGAGGTGGTACCTGAGATCGAGGCTTTTGATCTGAGCCACATCCTTCAAGCGATACAAATGCACAAAGCAGGTGCGCTATACGGACGCTTGTATGTGCAGTTCGTCATGGGTGTGAAAAATGCAATGCCCGCCGATAAAGAGGTCTTTGATTTCTATGTGCAAACGATGAAGTCGAGAGCACCCGATGCGGCGTGGTGTGCAGCTGGTATCGGTGCGGCTCAGATCGAGGTCAACGAATGGGCCATCGCGGCTGGCGGGCACACACGTGCAGGTCTGGAAGATAACGTGCGCCTTGATCGTACTACGCTGGCGCCGTCAAATGCGGCATTGATCCAGCGTGCCGCGCAACTGTGCGAAAAGTATGAAAGGCCCGTCGCAAGCTGCGCAGACGCGCGGTCAATCCTTGGGTTGCGGCCAACAACTGACTAAGTCGCGCCCCCTACCCCAGCGCGTAGCCGGCACCGCGCACGGTGCGCAACGGATCTGATCCGCCAAATTGCGTCAGTGCTTTGCGCAAGCGTCCGATGTGTACATCAACGGTACGCGTGTCGACATAGATGTCACGGCCCCACACACGGTCCAGCAGCTGTTCTCGTGAAAACACGCGCCCCGGTTTTTCCATGAACGTGGACAACAGGCGAAATTCGGTGGGACCAAGTTTCAATTCGCTTTTGCCCCGGCTCACGCGGTGGCTTGAGGCATCCAGAACGATATCCTCAAACTCAAGCCGTTCGCCTGTGGCCGCCGGACGCACGCGCCGCAACTGGCTGCGCACGCGGGCCATCAGTTCAACGACAGAATAGGGCTTGATTACATAGTCGTCCGCGCCGGTTTCAAGGCCGCGCACCCGGTCCACCTCTTCTGAGCGCGCCGACAGCATGATGATCGGGATCGCGCGGGTTTCAGGCTTTGATTTCAACCGCCTGCAAACCTCGATGCCTGACAGGTTTGGCATCATCCAGTCCAGTACAATTAAATCGGGCGCTGTTTCATCCACCAGCATCATTGCCTCTTCACCGTTTTCCGCACGGCTCACTGCAAAACCCTCGGCCTCAAGGTTATAGGTCAGAACTTCGCGTTGTGCAGATTCGTCTTCGACGACCAGAACAAGGGGTTGATCGGCCGACATCATCGCTGTCCTTTGGCAACCACTGACGTTTCATCGGCCTTCGGACGCGGGTCTTCGGGGTGTTCGCCGGTCACCAGATAGACAACCTGTTCTGCGATCGACGTCACATGATCGCCCATGCGCTCAATATTTTTGGCTATGAAATGAAGATGCATGCAGGCGGTAATATTCCGCGGATCTTCCATCATGAAGGTCAGGAATTCACGAAACAGCGCGTTGTACATCTGATCGACTTCTTTGTCGCGCGCGATCACATCCATCGCAAGTTCTGCGTCCCGCTGCACATAGGCGTCCAGCGCATCCTTGAGCATATGTTCGACCTCGCGCGCCATCCGGCGCAATGCGGCACTGCTGTCATCCACCGGCGCCATCTGGGCCAGAACGCCGGTCCGTTTTGCCATGTTCTTGGCGTAATCCCCGATCCGTTCAAGGTTCGCACTGATCTTTATCACGCTCAGGATCAGCCGCAGGTCCCGCGCAGTGGGCGCGCGCAAGGCAATCACACGGGCAGCTTCTTCATTGATCATCTCTTCAAGATTATCGATGGATTTATCGGCTTTTCGGACCTCTTCGGCCAGTTCCTCATCGCGCGTGTCCAGTGATTGCGCGCCGTTGCGAATGGCTGCTTCGACCAGCCCGCCCATCTTCATGATCTGCGCTTGAATCGCCTCAAGGTCACGGTCAAAGGCGGACGCGATATGTTGTTCGTCAATCATCATTCTATCCAATACGCCCGGTGATATAGCTTTCAGTGCGTGGGTCTTCTGGGTTCGTGAATATCGTCCCGGTCTCGCCATATTCCACCAGATTACCAAGGTGGAAAAAGGCCGTCTTTTGGCTGACCCGGGCTGCTTGCTGCATAGAGTGTGTCACAATCACAACCGAATAATTCTGTCGCAGATCGTCGATCAGTTCTTCGACCTGTGCCGTTGCAATGGGATCCAGCGCTGAACAGGGCTCATCCATCAACAGGACTTCGGGCTGTGTCGCGATGGCGCGGGCGATGCACAAACGCTGCTGCTGCCCGCCCGACAAGCCGGTGCCCGGCGCGTCGAGCCGGTCCTTGACCTCACCCCAGATCGCAGCGCGGCGCAGGGAGTGTTCAACCAGATCGTCCAATTCCGCTTTGTTCTGCGCCAGCCCATGGATACGCGGCCCATAGGCCACATTGTCATAGATGGATTTGGGAAAGGGGTTTGGTTTTTGGAACACCATACCGACCTTTGCCCGCAACTGGACCGGGTCAACACGTTTATCATAGATGTCTTCGCCGTCGATCGAGATGTCACCTTCGACGCGGCATATGTCAATCGTATCGTTCATGCGGTTCAGACAACGTAGAAACGTCGATTTGCCACATCCCGACGGGCCGATAAACGCGGTGACGGTCTTGTCCTGAATTTCCACATTGACGTCTTTGATCGCATGGTTGTCGCCATAAAAGACCTGCACGTCTTTTGCCGAAATCTTGATGGCTTTCGCATCCACGTCTCTCTCCAGTATTCTCATATCGTTCATAACAGTATTCCTTTACCAGCGCCGTTCAAAACGGCGACGCAGGATGACAGCGAGGGTGTTCATCGTCACGAGGAACCCAAGCAGGATAATAATGCCACCCCATGCGCGCTCATAAAATGCCGGATCAGAGCGTTTGGCCCACTCGTAGATCTGCGCGGGCATGGCGGAGTTCGGGTCCATCAATCCTGCGGCGATGCTGTCTGGCGGATTTGACGCAATAAAGCCGACCATACCGATCAACAACAGGGGCGCTGTCTCTCCCAAAGCTTGCGCCAGCCCGATGATGGTCCCTGTCAGGATACCGGGCGCGGCAAGCGGCAGGACGTGGTGGAATACGGATTGCATCTTGGAGGCCCCTACCCCGAGGGCCGCATCACGGATGGACGGCGGTACAGCTTTCAGAGAGGCGCGGGTTGAGATGATGATGGTGGGCAGCGTCATCAGCGTCAGCACCAACCCGCCAACCAAGGGCGCGGAGTTTGGCAAATGCATGTAGTTGATAAAGACAGCCAAGCCCAAGATACCAAAGACAATCGAGGGCACAGCCGCAAGGTTTGAGATATTCACTTCGATCACATCCGTGATCCAGTTTTTCGGTGCGAATTCCTCAAGGTAGATCGAGGCGGCAACGCCAATCGGCAGCGCAAGCACCAGCACCACCAGCATCATGACCAGCGATCCGACCATTGACACGCCCATCCCGGCTGCTTCGGGGCGCGCACCAGAACTGTCGGCACCGGTGATAAAGGACAGGTTGAACCGTTTCTCAACCGTGCCTTCCTCAATCAGCAGGTCCACAAGATCCAGTTGTGCGGGGCTGATGTTCTTGTCGTTTTCGATACTGTCCCGGCTGACCCGCCCCTTGATGTATCCATCCACGCGGCCGGAGGCGAGAAATTCGAAGTCTACCCGCTCCCCGACAACCGAAGGGTCCGCCAAAACGAAATTCCGCAGCTGCGCCTGCGCGCCACCAGAAAGAATTCCTGCCATTTCTTTGGGGCTGAGGTCGGTTTCATAGCCTTTTTCCGCGATATGCTCTTCAAATGCTGTCCGCAATAAAGGGGCATATCCAAAGGTTGAGACTTTGCGCATCTCGTCCGGGTTGCGGTTGCCGGTCTTATCCAGCTTGTCTGCCGGCAGGCTCACCTCCAGTGTGACAAAGGTTTGCTGAAACGCGCCGGTGCCACGAGACACGATATTGAAAACCAGCGTTATCAGCATCAGCAGGCCAATCGAAATCGCAATCATCCCGTAGGCTTTGAACCGCGTCTCAGCCGCATTGCGCTTTTTGGTCCGCGCATCCTGCGTCAGCAGCGATCCTTTGCGTGGTGGCGCAGAGGGGCTGGATGGTATTGCAGTGGTTGTCGCGTCGCTCATTCGTACTGCTCCCGATATCTGCGCACGATATAGAGCGCGATCACGTTCAGCCCGAGGGTCAAAACGAAAAGTGTGAGGCCAAGGGCGAAGGCGACAAGCGTCTCTGCACTGGCGAAATCCGTGTCGCCAGTCAGTTGGCTGACAATCCGTGTGGTGATGGTCGTCATGGCATCCAGCGGGT contains:
- the phoB gene encoding phosphate regulon transcriptional regulator PhoB, whose amino-acid sequence is MSADQPLVLVVEDESAQREVLTYNLEAEGFAVSRAENGEEAMMLVDETAPDLIVLDWMMPNLSGIEVCRRLKSKPETRAIPIIMLSARSEEVDRVRGLETGADDYVIKPYSVVELMARVRSQLRRVRPAATGERLEFEDIVLDASSHRVSRGKSELKLGPTEFRLLSTFMEKPGRVFSREQLLDRVWGRDIYVDTRTVDVHIGRLRKALTQFGGSDPLRTVRGAGYALG
- the phoU gene encoding phosphate signaling complex protein PhoU, giving the protein MIDEQHIASAFDRDLEAIQAQIMKMGGLVEAAIRNGAQSLDTRDEELAEEVRKADKSIDNLEEMINEEAARVIALRAPTARDLRLILSVIKISANLERIGDYAKNMAKRTGVLAQMAPVDDSSAALRRMAREVEHMLKDALDAYVQRDAELAMDVIARDKEVDQMYNALFREFLTFMMEDPRNITACMHLHFIAKNIERMGDHVTSIAEQVVYLVTGEHPEDPRPKADETSVVAKGQR
- the pstB gene encoding phosphate ABC transporter ATP-binding protein PstB, with amino-acid sequence MNDMRILERDVDAKAIKISAKDVQVFYGDNHAIKDVNVEIQDKTVTAFIGPSGCGKSTFLRCLNRMNDTIDICRVEGDISIDGEDIYDKRVDPVQLRAKVGMVFQKPNPFPKSIYDNVAYGPRIHGLAQNKAELDDLVEHSLRRAAIWGEVKDRLDAPGTGLSGGQQQRLCIARAIATQPEVLLMDEPCSALDPIATAQVEELIDDLRQNYSVVIVTHSMQQAARVSQKTAFFHLGNLVEYGETGTIFTNPEDPRTESYITGRIG
- the pstA gene encoding phosphate ABC transporter permease PstA; amino-acid sequence: MSDATTTAIPSSPSAPPRKGSLLTQDARTKKRNAAETRFKAYGMIAISIGLLMLITLVFNIVSRGTGAFQQTFVTLEVSLPADKLDKTGNRNPDEMRKVSTFGYAPLLRTAFEEHIAEKGYETDLSPKEMAGILSGGAQAQLRNFVLADPSVVGERVDFEFLASGRVDGYIKGRVSRDSIENDKNISPAQLDLVDLLIEEGTVEKRFNLSFITGADSSGARPEAAGMGVSMVGSLVMMLVVLVLALPIGVAASIYLEEFAPKNWITDVIEVNISNLAAVPSIVFGILGLAVFINYMHLPNSAPLVGGLVLTLMTLPTIIISTRASLKAVPPSIRDAALGVGASKMQSVFHHVLPLAAPGILTGTIIGLAQALGETAPLLLIGMVGFIASNPPDSIAAGLMDPNSAMPAQIYEWAKRSDPAFYERAWGGIIILLGFLVTMNTLAVILRRRFERRW
- a CDS encoding 3-keto-5-aminohexanoate cleavage protein codes for the protein MTNPCILCVAITGSVPTKAANPAVPVTISEQIESTHAAYEAGASICHAHVRNADETPSSNPEKFAALKEGVQKHCPDMIIQFSTGGRSGAGQERGGMLKLRPDMASLSVGSNNFPTRVYENPPDLVSWLAGEMRANEVVPEIEAFDLSHILQAIQMHKAGALYGRLYVQFVMGVKNAMPADKEVFDFYVQTMKSRAPDAAWCAAGIGAAQIEVNEWAIAAGGHTRAGLEDNVRLDRTTLAPSNAALIQRAAQLCEKYERPVASCADARSILGLRPTTD